A single window of Sphingobacteriales bacterium DNA harbors:
- a CDS encoding Glu/Leu/Phe/Val dehydrogenase, producing MNIGNKFYQNIEYFVDEAAKFTKFDSGLIQQIKACNAIYKIHFPVKIKGKIQVIEAYRVQHSQHQLPTKGGIRYSEMVDQDEVMALAALMTYKCAVVNVPFGGAKGGIKINPKNYTEEELEKITRRYTFELIKKGFIGPALDVPAPDYGTSEREMSWIVDTYMQFNSNQIDALGCVTGKPISHGGVHGRSEATGRGIFYGLQQVCSFADDMKKIGLGTGIEGKTIIVQGFGNVGYHAAKVLYENGAIITGIAEYEGALYNPKGIDINDLKQYQLANKTIRNYPKAKFIKNNSAILELECDILVPDALENQITIENASKIKAKIIAEGANGPITPNAEKILNQNKVLIIPDMYLNAGGVTVSYFEWVKNLSRLDFGRLDNRFQQASFNQIIDLIEKNTGKKISHAEREKLHGANELDLVRSGLEDTMISSYNALREIKQSNKKIPTLRMAAYVSALDKIGKKYMEMGVFP from the coding sequence ATGAATATAGGTAACAAATTCTACCAAAATATTGAATATTTTGTAGATGAAGCTGCGAAGTTCACTAAGTTTGATAGTGGACTGATTCAACAAATTAAAGCATGTAATGCCATCTATAAAATACATTTTCCTGTCAAAATAAAAGGCAAGATACAGGTAATTGAAGCATATAGAGTACAACATAGTCAGCATCAATTGCCAACCAAAGGTGGAATTAGGTATAGTGAAATGGTAGACCAAGATGAGGTAATGGCACTTGCTGCACTCATGACTTACAAATGTGCCGTTGTAAATGTACCATTTGGTGGCGCCAAAGGTGGCATAAAAATTAATCCAAAAAACTATACAGAAGAAGAATTAGAAAAAATTACTCGAAGATATACCTTTGAATTAATCAAAAAAGGATTTATTGGACCAGCATTAGATGTACCAGCACCAGACTATGGCACGAGTGAAAGAGAAATGAGTTGGATTGTAGATACCTATATGCAATTTAATTCAAATCAAATTGATGCTTTAGGTTGTGTAACTGGAAAGCCAATTTCTCATGGTGGCGTACATGGAAGATCAGAAGCAACAGGAAGAGGAATTTTTTATGGCTTACAACAAGTATGTTCGTTCGCTGATGATATGAAAAAAATTGGGTTAGGTACAGGCATAGAAGGAAAAACTATTATAGTTCAAGGGTTTGGGAATGTTGGCTATCATGCTGCAAAAGTATTATATGAAAATGGCGCTATCATTACTGGAATTGCAGAGTATGAAGGTGCATTATACAATCCAAAAGGAATAGACATCAATGATTTAAAACAATATCAATTAGCTAACAAAACCATAAGAAACTATCCAAAAGCAAAATTCATCAAAAATAATAGTGCTATTTTAGAATTAGAATGTGACATTCTAGTTCCAGATGCATTAGAAAATCAAATTACAATAGAAAATGCATCTAAAATAAAAGCAAAGATAATTGCAGAAGGCGCAAATGGTCCAATTACACCAAATGCTGAAAAAATATTAAATCAAAATAAAGTATTGATAATTCCTGATATGTACTTGAATGCTGGTGGTGTTACTGTATCATATTTTGAGTGGGTAAAAAACTTATCGAGATTAGATTTTGGTAGATTAGATAACAGATTCCAACAAGCATCATTCAATCAAATTATAGATTTAATTGAAAAAAATACAGGAAAGAAGATCAGCCATGCTGAAAGAGAAAAACTACATGGTGCAAATGAATTGGACTTAGTAAGATCAGGATTAGAAGACACCATGATAAGTTCATATAATGCTTTAAGAGAAATTAAACAATCAAATAAAAAGATTCCTACACTTAGAATGGCTGCATACGTTTCTGCGCTAGATAAAATAGGAAAAAAATATATGGAGATGGGCGTATTTCCATAG
- the nhaA gene encoding Na+/H+ antiporter NhaA, producing the protein MMIQKPIDKWVVEPVSKFMSNSIASGLVLFLAAIVAIVISNTSLAHAFHSIFEHHFVIAYDSFKLDYNLHHWINDGLMSIFFFVVGLELKREMIAGELSKPKQAMLPIFAAIGGMIVPGAIYYFINSHSTTESANGWGIPMATDIAFALGVLYLLGDKVPNSIKVFLTALAIIDDLGAVLVIAFFYTSDISLINLLVGGIFLGIMYLGNRIGIRNTLFYGILGIGGVWLAFLTSGVHSTIAAVLVAFVIPVDVKIKEKEYINKMKELINDFDNCTPSTVTTITDDQQKVLMEIEKYTNAAITPLQRIEHLLHPTVAFVIMPIFALANAGVTFSGELSATLHSPVTIGVFLGLLIGKCVGVFGTIFILTKLKIVSVPTNATYTQMLGVSFLAGIGFTMSLFVTTLAFKEMHYQVESKIGILTASTIAGIIGYTILRFSSKKTA; encoded by the coding sequence ATGATGATACAGAAACCAATAGACAAATGGGTTGTAGAGCCAGTAAGTAAATTTATGAGTAATTCTATTGCAAGTGGATTAGTATTATTTTTAGCAGCAATAGTCGCAATAGTCATATCAAACACATCATTAGCACATGCATTTCACAGTATTTTTGAGCACCATTTCGTCATTGCTTATGATAGTTTCAAATTAGATTACAACCTACATCATTGGATAAATGATGGCTTGATGTCAATCTTCTTTTTTGTGGTTGGCTTAGAACTAAAACGTGAAATGATTGCAGGTGAATTGTCAAAACCAAAACAAGCTATGCTTCCAATATTTGCAGCAATTGGCGGAATGATTGTTCCAGGTGCAATATATTATTTTATCAATTCACATTCTACCACAGAAAGTGCAAATGGTTGGGGAATTCCAATGGCAACAGATATTGCATTTGCATTAGGTGTTTTATATCTTTTGGGTGATAAAGTTCCAAATTCTATTAAAGTATTTCTTACAGCATTAGCCATTATTGATGATTTAGGTGCAGTATTAGTTATCGCATTTTTCTATACGTCAGATATCTCTTTAATAAACTTATTAGTAGGTGGAATTTTTCTTGGTATAATGTACTTGGGCAATAGAATAGGCATCAGAAACACATTATTTTATGGTATTCTAGGCATTGGTGGTGTTTGGTTAGCATTTCTCACATCGGGTGTACATTCAACAATAGCTGCTGTTTTGGTTGCCTTCGTTATTCCAGTTGATGTAAAAATAAAAGAAAAAGAATACATCAATAAGATGAAAGAACTTATTAATGATTTTGACAATTGCACACCAAGTACCGTAACAACTATAACAGATGACCAACAAAAAGTATTAATGGAAATTGAAAAATATACAAATGCTGCAATTACACCATTACAAAGAATTGAGCATCTATTGCACCCAACTGTTGCGTTTGTAATTATGCCAATTTTTGCATTAGCAAATGCTGGCGTTACATTTTCTGGTGAGTTAAGTGCTACATTACATTCTCCAGTTACCATTGGCGTATTTTTAGGATTATTAATTGGAAAATGTGTTGGCGTATTTGGTACAATATTTATTCTTACAAAATTAAAGATAGTTTCTGTTCCAACCAATGCAACATATACACAAATGCTTGGCGTTTCATTCTTAGCAGGTATTGGCTTTACAATGTCATTATTTGTAACTACTTTAGCATTCAAAGAAATGCACTATCAAGTAGAATCAAAAATAGGCATCTTAACAGCATCAACAATTGCTGGAATTATAGGCTATACTATTCTTAGATTTAGTTCTAAAAAAACAGCATAG
- a CDS encoding branched-chain amino acid aminotransferase — protein sequence MSKLNINIIKNTESKIKDIDFNDIKFGRTFSDHMFIAEYYDGKWQTATIKPYGNIEISPACNVFHYGQAIFEGMKAFYKADNSGIVLFRPEKNVERLNYSASRMSMPEVPKELFLEALEQLINLDKAFVPNVPNSALYIRPFLIGTEPFIGVKTSDRYLFIILTGPVGAYYGEAISVYVHEKYIRAAKGGYGDAKAAGNYAGSLYPVELARKEGYKDVLWLDGEHKKYVQEVGTMNIFFVIGNKIITPMLDGSILSGVTRDSIITLAKENGYEVEEKLVDIQEIIDAHNDGTLKEIFGTGTAVVVNEVNRIGYQGKDYLLDGNTFVISKKLKQQLVDIQKGISADKFNWVKEV from the coding sequence ATGTCAAAACTCAATATCAATATAATTAAAAACACAGAAAGTAAAATAAAAGATATAGATTTTAATGATATCAAATTTGGAAGAACTTTCTCAGACCATATGTTTATTGCCGAATATTATGATGGCAAATGGCAAACTGCAACCATAAAACCTTATGGAAATATAGAAATCAGTCCTGCGTGCAATGTCTTTCATTATGGACAAGCAATTTTTGAAGGCATGAAAGCATTTTACAAAGCTGATAACTCAGGCATTGTATTATTTAGACCAGAAAAAAATGTAGAAAGACTAAACTATTCTGCAAGTCGTATGTCTATGCCAGAAGTGCCGAAAGAACTATTTTTAGAAGCATTAGAACAATTAATTAATTTAGACAAAGCATTTGTACCAAACGTACCAAACTCTGCATTATACATAAGACCATTCTTAATTGGAACAGAACCTTTTATTGGTGTAAAAACATCAGATAGATATTTGTTTATTATTTTAACTGGACCAGTTGGTGCATATTATGGCGAAGCAATCTCTGTATATGTACATGAAAAATACATAAGAGCAGCAAAAGGTGGATATGGTGATGCAAAAGCAGCAGGCAACTACGCAGGTTCATTATATCCAGTAGAATTGGCAAGAAAAGAAGGTTATAAAGATGTATTATGGTTAGATGGTGAGCATAAAAAATATGTTCAAGAAGTAGGAACTATGAATATATTCTTTGTAATTGGCAATAAGATAATTACACCAATGCTTGATGGTTCTATACTTTCTGGCGTAACTCGAGATAGTATTATTACACTTGCTAAAGAAAATGGCTATGAAGTAGAAGAAAAATTAGTAGATATTCAAGAAATAATTGATGCACATAATGATGGTACCTTAAAAGAAATTTTTGGTACAGGCACAGCAGTGGTTGTAAACGAAGTTAATAGAATAGGATATCAAGGCAAAGATTATCTTTTAGATGGAAATACATTTGTAATTTCTAAAAAACTAAAACAACAATTAGTAGATATCCAAAAAGGAATAAGTGCTGATAAATTTAATTGGGTAAAAGAAGTCTAA
- a CDS encoding HopJ type III effector protein: MLLDKIQTSIDTIQFDEVISFIDQHYDFTPTKFINGKNINEINQNNGSCKIFYFAKIHNLSNEQTLQLFGDYYRKDVLEHPEKEDHQNIRNFIQFGWNGISFDGVALSKR; the protein is encoded by the coding sequence ATGCTGCTTGATAAAATACAAACATCAATCGATACCATACAATTTGATGAAGTCATTAGTTTTATTGACCAACATTATGATTTTACGCCAACAAAATTCATTAATGGAAAAAATATAAATGAAATCAATCAGAACAATGGTTCATGCAAGATTTTCTATTTTGCAAAAATACATAATCTAAGCAATGAACAAACATTACAACTATTTGGAGATTATTATAGAAAAGATGTATTAGAACATCCTGAAAAAGAAGACCACCAAAACATTAGAAATTTCATACAATTTGGCTGGAATGGCATTTCTTTTGATGGTGTTGCACTATCCAAAAGATAA
- a CDS encoding YifB family Mg chelatase-like AAA ATPase codes for MLVKTFGSAVFGVDATTITVEVNVCSGKDYYLVGLPDSAVKESLSRIESALRYNKYNMPRIKIIINLSPANIRKEGSAYDLPIAIGILAASEQISNEKLSQYIIMGELSLDGKVQPIKGALPIAIQAKNEGFKGIILPKQNAREAAIVSNLEVYGVETLSEVVEFIENKITIEPTVVQTRDDFFANLNSIEFDFSDVKGQENIKRALEIAAAGGHNVILIGPPGAGKTMLAKRLPTILPPLSLHEALETTKIHSVAGRLKANSTLLYERPFRSPHHTVSDVALVGGGVNPQPGEISLAHNGVLFLDELPEFKRTVLEVMRQPMEERKVNISRAKFSIDYPANFMLVASMNPCPCGYYNHPEKECSCAPGVVHKYLNKISGPLLDRIDLHVEVTPVNINELTSIKKGENSQEIRKRVIEARIIQANRYAGTNVHCNAQMSTKQTRTLCAINQHAQQILNLAMNKLGLSARAYERILRVARTIADLAKSENIEVEHIAEAIHFRSLDRENWAA; via the coding sequence ATGTTAGTAAAAACTTTTGGAAGTGCTGTTTTCGGTGTAGATGCTACCACTATTACTGTTGAAGTAAATGTTTGTTCGGGAAAAGATTATTATTTAGTAGGCTTACCAGATTCTGCTGTAAAAGAAAGCCTTTCAAGAATTGAAAGTGCTTTAAGATACAACAAATACAATATGCCAAGAATAAAGATTATTATTAATCTTTCTCCTGCAAATATCAGAAAGGAAGGCTCTGCATACGATTTGCCAATTGCTATTGGTATTCTAGCTGCTTCAGAACAGATTTCTAACGAAAAACTCTCACAGTACATCATTATGGGCGAACTTTCTCTTGATGGGAAAGTTCAGCCCATAAAAGGTGCGCTGCCAATTGCAATTCAAGCAAAAAATGAAGGATTTAAAGGCATTATTCTACCAAAACAAAACGCACGCGAAGCTGCTATCGTTAGCAACCTAGAAGTATATGGTGTAGAAACACTAAGTGAAGTTGTAGAATTTATTGAAAATAAAATTACAATAGAACCAACAGTAGTTCAAACAAGGGATGATTTTTTTGCAAATCTTAATTCAATAGAATTTGATTTCTCAGATGTAAAAGGACAAGAAAATATAAAACGTGCTTTAGAAATTGCAGCTGCAGGCGGACATAATGTTATTCTGATTGGTCCACCAGGCGCAGGAAAAACTATGCTTGCAAAAAGATTGCCTACTATCCTACCACCACTTTCATTGCACGAAGCATTAGAAACAACAAAAATACATTCGGTTGCTGGCAGATTAAAAGCAAATTCAACATTATTATACGAAAGGCCATTTCGTTCGCCACACCACACTGTATCTGATGTTGCACTTGTTGGAGGTGGTGTAAATCCTCAACCTGGAGAAATTTCATTAGCACATAATGGTGTTTTATTTTTAGATGAATTACCAGAATTTAAACGCACAGTTTTGGAAGTAATGCGACAACCTATGGAAGAACGAAAAGTAAATATTTCAAGAGCAAAATTCAGCATAGATTATCCAGCAAACTTTATGCTTGTAGCAAGTATGAATCCATGTCCGTGTGGTTATTACAATCATCCTGAAAAAGAATGCAGTTGTGCGCCAGGTGTGGTTCACAAATATTTGAATAAAATATCTGGTCCACTTTTAGATAGAATTGATTTGCATGTAGAAGTAACACCTGTAAATATTAATGAACTCACATCTATCAAAAAAGGCGAAAATAGTCAGGAAATTAGAAAACGTGTAATTGAAGCAAGAATAATACAAGCAAATAGATATGCTGGAACCAATGTGCATTGCAATGCACAGATGAGCACTAAGCAAACTAGAACCTTGTGTGCAATAAACCAACATGCACAACAGATATTAAATTTAGCTATGAATAAATTGGGTTTATCAGCAAGAGCATATGAGCGAATTTTGAGAGTAGCACGTACCATTGCAGACTTAGCAAAATCAGAAAATATAGAAGTAGAGCACATTGCCGAAGCGATACATTTCAGAAGTTTAGATAGAGAAAACTGGGCAGCATAA
- a CDS encoding type II toxin-antitoxin system RelE/ParE family toxin, translated as MVEQQYEVLWNATARKEVKKIYKYIEKESAQNAKKVINEIIEATEKLDINPERFGLDKYKNDNNGSYRYFELYRYRIVFRIYKSKIRILRVRSTDQEPLEY; from the coding sequence ATGGTAGAACAGCAATACGAGGTACTTTGGAATGCTACTGCAAGAAAAGAAGTAAAGAAAATATACAAATACATAGAAAAGGAATCAGCACAAAACGCAAAGAAAGTAATAAATGAAATAATAGAAGCAACAGAAAAATTAGATATAAATCCAGAAAGGTTTGGACTAGATAAATATAAGAATGATAATAATGGAAGCTATAGATATTTTGAATTATATAGATATAGAATAGTATTTAGAATTTACAAATCTAAAATCCGAATTTTACGAGTAAGAAGTACAGACCAAGAACCATTAGAATATTAG
- the fumC gene encoding class II fumarate hydratase, which produces MKYRIEKDTMGKVNVPIDAYYGAQTQRSIENFQIAQDINKMPKEIIQAFAYLKKAAAITNYKAKVLDKQKCETIGKVCDEILEGKLNDQFPLVVWQTGSGTQSNTNVNEVIAYRGHVLLGGQLTDEKKLINPNDDVNKSQSSNDTFPTAMHIAAYKILIEQTIPGIKKLRATLAKKSKEFAKVVKIGRTHFMDATPLTLGQEFSGYVSQLDHGIKAIENTLEHLSELALGGTAVGTGINTPKGYAKNVAKEIATLTGLPFITAHNKFESLAAHDAIVEAHGALKTVAVSMMKIGNDIRMLSSGTRCGIGEIHIPDNEPGSSIMPGKVNPTQCEAMTMVAAQVLGNDVAINIGGATGHFELNVFKPMMIYNFLHSARLIGDVCVSFNDKCAVGIEPLHANIKKNLDNSLMLVTALNTKIGYYKSAEIAQKAHKENTTLKEMAVKLGYVTAKQFDEWVKPEDMIGGLK; this is translated from the coding sequence ATGAAATACAGAATTGAAAAAGACACAATGGGAAAAGTAAACGTGCCAATTGATGCATATTATGGTGCGCAAACGCAACGTTCTATCGAGAATTTCCAAATTGCTCAAGACATTAATAAAATGCCGAAAGAAATTATTCAGGCATTTGCTTATTTGAAAAAGGCAGCAGCTATTACCAACTATAAAGCAAAAGTGTTAGATAAACAAAAATGTGAAACGATAGGTAAGGTATGCGATGAAATTCTAGAAGGCAAGCTAAACGACCAATTTCCATTGGTAGTTTGGCAAACTGGTTCTGGTACACAATCTAACACGAATGTGAATGAAGTAATAGCTTATCGTGGTCATGTTTTATTAGGTGGACAATTAACAGACGAAAAGAAATTAATCAATCCAAATGATGATGTAAATAAATCTCAATCATCTAATGATACTTTTCCAACGGCAATGCATATTGCTGCCTATAAAATTTTAATAGAACAAACTATTCCTGGAATTAAAAAACTAAGAGCAACATTAGCAAAAAAATCTAAAGAGTTTGCTAAAGTTGTAAAAATTGGTCGTACGCATTTTATGGATGCAACGCCATTAACATTAGGACAAGAGTTTTCTGGTTATGTATCACAATTAGACCATGGAATTAAAGCTATTGAAAATACATTAGAGCATTTATCTGAGTTAGCATTAGGTGGAACAGCAGTTGGTACTGGAATAAATACGCCAAAAGGATATGCAAAAAATGTAGCGAAAGAAATTGCAACACTTACTGGTTTGCCATTTATTACTGCACACAATAAATTCGAATCATTAGCTGCACACGATGCAATTGTTGAAGCACATGGTGCATTAAAAACTGTTGCTGTATCTATGATGAAAATTGGCAACGACATTAGAATGTTATCATCTGGAACACGTTGTGGTATCGGCGAAATTCATATTCCTGACAATGAGCCAGGTTCTTCTATTATGCCAGGAAAAGTAAATCCTACGCAATGCGAAGCTATGACTATGGTTGCAGCGCAAGTATTAGGTAACGATGTTGCGATAAATATTGGTGGTGCAACAGGTCATTTTGAATTAAATGTTTTTAAACCAATGATGATTTATAATTTCTTACATAGTGCAAGATTAATTGGTGATGTTTGTGTTTCATTTAATGATAAATGTGCAGTAGGTATTGAACCATTACATGCTAATATCAAGAAAAATTTAGATAATAGCTTGATGTTAGTAACAGCATTAAACACAAAAATTGGCTATTATAAATCAGCAGAGATTGCACAAAAAGCACATAAAGAAAATACTACATTAAAAGAAATGGCAGTAAAATTAGGCTATGTTACAGCAAAACAATTTGACGAATGGGTAAAACCAGAAGATATGATTGGTGGCTTAAAATAA